A single Streptomyces mirabilis DNA region contains:
- a CDS encoding SDR family oxidoreductase, producing MKIHGSTALVTGANRGIGRHFALQLLERGAAKVYATARTPELVDIPGVEVLRLDITDPASVAAAAATAQDVTLLVNNAGSNTYANLVTGDLDAIRTEMDTHFYGTLDMIRAFAPVLAAGGGGAILNVLSAMSWFSYDYSNAYGAAKAAEWSLTNAVRLELHGQGTQVTGLHLGSADTDMMAHYDGEKTDPADVVRTALDGVEAGRFEVLADEWSAGIKASLAGDPNEFYTLPKAG from the coding sequence ATGAAGATCCACGGTTCCACCGCCCTCGTCACCGGCGCCAATCGCGGCATCGGCCGTCACTTCGCCCTGCAGTTGCTGGAGCGGGGCGCGGCGAAGGTCTACGCCACGGCGCGCACCCCCGAACTCGTCGACATCCCCGGTGTGGAGGTGCTGCGGCTGGACATCACCGACCCGGCGTCGGTCGCAGCCGCGGCGGCGACCGCGCAGGACGTCACTCTGCTGGTCAACAACGCGGGCAGCAACACGTACGCGAACCTCGTGACCGGCGACCTCGACGCGATCCGCACGGAGATGGACACGCACTTCTACGGGACGCTGGACATGATCCGCGCCTTCGCTCCGGTGCTGGCCGCGGGCGGCGGTGGGGCCATCCTCAACGTCCTGTCGGCCATGTCCTGGTTCTCCTACGACTACTCCAACGCCTACGGTGCCGCGAAGGCCGCCGAATGGAGTCTGACCAACGCCGTCCGCCTCGAACTGCACGGCCAGGGGACCCAGGTCACCGGCCTGCACCTGGGATCCGCCGACACCGACATGATGGCGCACTACGACGGCGAGAAGACCGACCCCGCGGACGTCGTCCGTACCGCGCTCGACGGTGTGGAGGCCGGCCGTTTCGAGGTCCTGGCCGACGAGTGGAGCGCCGGTATTAAGGCCTCCCTCGCCGGCGACCCGAACGAGTTCTACACGCTGCCCAAGGCCGGCTGA
- a CDS encoding MerR family transcriptional regulator, giving the protein MRIGELAGRAGVSVRALRYYEEQNLLTSERSPSGQRHYPESAVERVQLIQQLYAAGLASKSIVGLMPCVVTGEVTPELLERLEAERDRIDAQISGLARTRDKLDGIITLADASARAGRPCPH; this is encoded by the coding sequence ATGCGCATCGGGGAGCTGGCCGGCCGGGCGGGCGTGAGCGTGCGGGCGCTGCGCTACTACGAGGAGCAGAACCTGCTCACCTCCGAGCGCAGCCCCAGCGGGCAGCGGCACTATCCCGAGAGCGCGGTCGAGCGCGTCCAGTTGATCCAGCAGCTCTACGCCGCCGGGCTGGCGAGCAAGTCGATCGTGGGCCTGATGCCCTGCGTGGTGACCGGCGAGGTGACACCCGAGCTGCTCGAACGGCTTGAGGCCGAGCGGGATCGCATCGACGCGCAGATCAGCGGCCTCGCCCGGACCCGGGACAAGCTCGACGGCATCATCACCCTGGCCGACGCGTCCGCCCGCGCGGGCCGGCCCTGCCCCCACTGA
- a CDS encoding GH92 family glycosyl hydrolase — MRFRPSSVLLAVALAAAGITPAVTPAAAATTAPPDLVRDPTTYVDPLIGTKNGGNVFPGAVVPFGMLSWSPENTRGDATRTAAPGGYQYDATRVRGFSLTHMSGTGCAGGSGDIPFFPYAGEVTSSPASDTKDAVYAADFAHTDETAEPGHYKVGLASGVTADLTATARTGSGRFTFPADKPASLLVRSANSEVGSTDSTLKIDPGTRTVSGSVTSGNFCGYLDPEGQRAYYTVYFTARFDRDFKSTGTWQDDKLSPGSTEASGGTGGFASGGRPVAGKGAGGYVEFEPGTDPVNVKVGISYVSQAGAAANLAAENPPSRSFASVQDAAHRAWRDQLGAIRVGGGSEADRTTFYTALYHALLHPNVISDADRRYRGPDDKVHVVGRGHRAQYGTFSGWDVYRSQVQLLTLLSPDTGSDIAQSLLELARQNGGVWDRWLHGASGTHVMNGDPSPTALAGIRAFGGTDFDLRDALDSLVEAATVPTEGDLSSSGKPVLSVGQRPSLDKYLKQHYMPSVSNAWGGAAETLEMSGADFALSQLATAAGKKQTAADFARRSQWWQNNFNIAADPSGGYVANRKADGSWVTGFTPATGNGFVEGTAAQYTWMVQHNPAGLFAAMGGRDKALDRLDAFFHNADGSWAFSGSGGDKSELDNEPSINVPYLYAYAGAPYKTQETVRAAMNGLWSTQPGGIPGNDDLGEMSSWYVFSALGMYPQVPSRAELVLASPLFTRVEINRPGGNDIEIRANGAAADAPYVQSLKVDGRTSERPWLPASFVRDGGTLDYTLSGTPNRTWGSDPAAAPPSFREGEQPYQIGVGPTAATLAPGGSTKLDIRALALSGGTGPEVRFKVDTPAGVTATPAEGTVTDGTQEITLSAGDTAQQGFYDVKVTVTSAATSYEQPVALTVAAPGSLLAAYNNTGVSDDTGDHDEADYDGGGWSYSRQALAAGGLTPGTQGTVDGLTYTWPDSPAGRPDNASATAQTIELAHPADRLSFIGSAVNGNQQTHATVTYTDGSTDSVDLSFTDWTVGGGGGTVQYGNEIVARTAYRNVAGADKDPVATYVFATKPFQAPSGKTVRSVKLPDNADLHVFTLAVS; from the coding sequence ATGCGTTTCCGTCCGTCATCCGTCCTGCTCGCCGTCGCCCTGGCGGCCGCCGGGATCACCCCCGCCGTCACCCCCGCGGCAGCCGCCACCACCGCACCACCGGACCTCGTCCGGGACCCCACCACCTACGTCGACCCGCTCATCGGCACCAAGAACGGCGGAAACGTCTTCCCCGGCGCCGTCGTGCCCTTCGGCATGCTCTCCTGGAGCCCCGAGAACACCCGCGGCGACGCCACCCGTACGGCCGCGCCCGGCGGTTACCAGTACGACGCCACCCGTGTCAGGGGCTTCAGCCTCACCCACATGTCCGGCACGGGCTGCGCGGGCGGCAGCGGCGACATCCCCTTCTTCCCGTACGCCGGTGAGGTCACGTCCTCCCCGGCGAGCGACACCAAGGACGCGGTGTACGCGGCCGACTTCGCGCACACCGACGAGACCGCCGAGCCCGGCCACTACAAGGTCGGCCTCGCCTCCGGCGTCACCGCTGACCTCACCGCGACCGCGCGCACCGGCTCGGGCCGCTTCACCTTCCCCGCCGACAAGCCCGCCTCACTGCTGGTCCGCAGCGCCAACTCCGAGGTCGGTTCGACCGATTCGACTCTGAAGATCGACCCGGGGACCCGTACCGTCTCCGGGTCCGTCACCTCCGGGAACTTCTGCGGCTACCTCGACCCCGAGGGCCAACGCGCCTACTACACGGTCTACTTCACCGCCCGCTTCGACCGCGACTTCAAGTCGACCGGCACCTGGCAGGACGACAAGCTGAGCCCGGGGTCCACGGAGGCGAGCGGCGGCACCGGCGGCTTCGCCAGCGGCGGCCGTCCCGTCGCGGGCAAGGGCGCGGGCGGCTATGTGGAGTTCGAGCCCGGCACCGACCCCGTGAACGTCAAGGTCGGCATCTCGTACGTCAGCCAGGCGGGCGCCGCCGCCAACCTCGCGGCCGAGAACCCGCCGTCCCGCTCCTTCGCCTCGGTCCAGGACGCCGCCCACCGCGCCTGGCGCGACCAGCTCGGCGCGATCAGGGTCGGCGGCGGCAGCGAGGCCGACCGCACCACCTTCTACACCGCGCTCTACCACGCCCTTCTGCACCCGAACGTCATCAGTGACGCCGACCGCAGATACCGGGGCCCCGACGACAAGGTCCATGTCGTCGGGCGCGGCCACCGGGCCCAGTACGGCACCTTCTCCGGCTGGGACGTCTACCGCTCCCAGGTCCAGCTGCTGACCCTGCTCAGCCCGGACACCGGCTCGGACATCGCGCAGTCGCTGCTCGAACTCGCCCGGCAGAACGGCGGCGTCTGGGACCGCTGGCTGCACGGCGCGAGCGGCACCCACGTCATGAACGGCGACCCGTCCCCGACCGCGCTCGCCGGCATCCGGGCCTTCGGCGGCACCGACTTCGACCTGCGCGACGCGCTGGACTCGCTGGTCGAGGCGGCGACCGTGCCGACCGAGGGCGACCTCTCCTCCTCGGGCAAGCCGGTCCTGTCCGTCGGACAGCGGCCGTCGCTGGACAAGTACCTCAAGCAGCACTACATGCCGTCCGTGTCCAATGCCTGGGGCGGCGCCGCCGAGACCCTCGAGATGTCCGGCGCGGACTTCGCGCTCTCCCAGCTCGCCACGGCGGCGGGGAAGAAGCAGACGGCCGCCGACTTCGCCCGGCGCTCCCAGTGGTGGCAGAACAACTTCAACATCGCGGCCGACCCGAGCGGTGGCTACGTCGCCAACCGCAAGGCGGACGGCAGCTGGGTCACCGGCTTCACCCCGGCGACCGGCAACGGATTCGTGGAGGGTACGGCCGCCCAGTACACCTGGATGGTGCAGCACAACCCGGCCGGGCTCTTCGCCGCGATGGGCGGCCGGGACAAGGCACTCGACCGCCTCGACGCCTTCTTCCACAACGCCGACGGCAGCTGGGCCTTCTCGGGCAGCGGCGGCGACAAGTCGGAGCTGGACAACGAGCCGTCGATCAACGTGCCCTACCTGTACGCCTACGCGGGCGCGCCCTACAAGACGCAGGAGACCGTCCGCGCCGCGATGAACGGGCTGTGGTCCACCCAGCCGGGCGGCATCCCCGGGAACGACGACCTCGGGGAGATGTCGTCCTGGTACGTCTTCTCCGCGCTCGGCATGTATCCGCAGGTTCCTTCCCGCGCCGAACTCGTCCTCGCCTCACCGCTGTTCACGCGGGTGGAGATCAACCGGCCCGGCGGCAACGACATCGAGATCCGGGCGAACGGCGCCGCCGCGGACGCCCCGTACGTGCAGTCGCTGAAGGTGGACGGCCGTACCAGCGAACGCCCTTGGCTGCCCGCCTCCTTCGTCCGCGACGGCGGGACGCTCGACTACACCCTCTCCGGTACCCCGAACCGCACCTGGGGCAGTGACCCGGCGGCCGCCCCGCCGTCCTTCCGGGAGGGCGAGCAGCCGTACCAGATCGGTGTCGGCCCGACCGCGGCGACGCTCGCACCCGGCGGCAGCACGAAGCTCGACATCCGTGCCCTCGCGCTGAGCGGCGGCACCGGCCCCGAGGTCCGCTTCAAGGTGGACACCCCGGCCGGAGTGACCGCGACCCCCGCCGAGGGCACCGTGACCGACGGAACTCAGGAGATCACCCTGTCCGCCGGTGACACCGCCCAGCAGGGTTTCTACGACGTCAAGGTCACTGTGACGTCGGCCGCCACCTCGTACGAGCAGCCGGTCGCCCTGACCGTCGCGGCGCCCGGCTCTCTCCTGGCCGCCTACAACAACACCGGTGTCTCCGACGACACCGGCGACCACGACGAGGCCGACTACGACGGCGGCGGCTGGAGCTACTCCCGTCAGGCCCTCGCCGCCGGAGGCCTGACCCCCGGCACCCAGGGCACCGTGGACGGCCTCACCTACACCTGGCCCGACTCGCCCGCCGGTCGCCCCGACAACGCCTCGGCGACCGCCCAGACCATCGAACTCGCCCACCCGGCCGACCGGTTGTCCTTCATCGGCAGCGCGGTCAACGGCAACCAGCAGACCCACGCGACCGTCACCTACACCGACGGCAGCACGGACTCCGTCGACCTCTCCTTCACCGACTGGACCGTCGGCGGCGGAGGTGGCACCGTCCAGTACGGCAACGAGATCGTCGCCAGGACCGCGTACCGCAATGTCGCGGGCGCCGACAAGGACCCGGTGGCGACGTACGTCTTCGCCACCAAGCCCTTCCAGGCCCCGTCCGGCAAGACCGTCAGGAGCGTCAAGCTGCCGGACAACGCCGACCTGCATGTGTTCACCCTCGCGGTGAGCTGA